Genomic DNA from Vicugna pacos chromosome 14, VicPac4, whole genome shotgun sequence:
GCTCTGACGCTGAGGCTGTCTCACCGTGATCTTTAAATGGCCTGAGAGCTTCAAACGTCACACAGGCGTTGGTGATTACTACAGGCTGTCTCTCCGTGGGGGAGGTCCGCTTCTCCCCCAGACTGAATTTCTGCGTCTGAGAGCCTGGGATAAACCGCCACACTCGCAGGGTTTTCCGTAAGCCTCAAATGACCCACGGCTGTGAAGGCACCAGTGAGAGTTGCAGGGCAGCTGACAAACACCGGGTGGTGCTCGTGGTGGTGACGGTAAATGCCTGCACCTGGAGAGTGgcctctgccatcttctcagagaGCGTGCCTTCCCATCGGGGAGGTGGCGCAGCTGATGGCAGCCGCGGGCCAGCTGATGTCCTTCATCCACCCAGACTTGACACGCGCCCTCTGATGAGACTGATGAGCGTCTTGGGAGGCCTCAGGGCCGACCTCACCCTGCTGATGAGCCAGGGCTGCCAGCCCGCGTTTCTGCAGGCGCAGCTCCCCTGCCGGGAAAACGGGCATCAGCGTTTTCATGGGTTTTGCTTTTAAGACAAAACTCACTTTGGGGTCTTTTATCTGAAGCTCCCACCGGTCGGTCGTGAAGTAGCTCAGGTGGCCCCTGACCTACTGTTCATTCTGCAGGGGCCATTTGTACTCGTGGCATCAGCGCAAGAAACTCGGAAACAGCCTCAGCAAACGTGAGACGAAAGAGGAGAACTTCGGGGCAGGGGGAGGCGTGGGGCAGAGTCCCCGGGAGCAGGTGCCACTCGCCCCTCTGGGCACCAGGCCTCACGGAGAAGACATGCCTCCTTGCCACCCCCACGGCCAGCTGCCAGCGTCGTCACGGCCTCCAGGGTGGACCTGGGGCCCCGAGTCATCGTTGGGAAGACTGGGCCTTCATCCTTGCCCGAGTGCCCCTCAGCTGGGCCACGCGGGGGCCCGCGCTGGCTTGGGCGGCCGTGGGCGCTGCGGCTGCGCAGGGGGGCGTCCGCTCCGTCGCTCTCCttctttcctggcaggaacacctgtttgtttgcttttactgAGGTCTAGTGTATTTACTGTGCTGTgtgagtttctggtgtgcagcaaagtggttcagtcaTACACGcatatctattccttttcatactttttcgttacaggctattacaagatattgaatacagttccctgtgctctacagtatcaacttgtttttgtctgttttacatacagtattaatatctgcaaatcccgaactcctgatttatccttccacctccctccttttcccctaTGGTAACAAcactttttatgttttctgtgtctacatgtttctgttttgtaaataagtttattggtgtcatttttttagattccacatgtaagtgatatcatatggtgtttgtctttctctttctggctgacttcacttagtgtgataatctccaggtccatccatgttgctgcaaatggctttatttcattcttttttatggctgagtagtattccattgtataaatataccacaacttctttatccagtcctctgtcgatggacagttaggtgctttgtgtcttgactattgtgaatagtgctgccatgaacactggggcACAGGTGTCTTTTTTGAACTAGAGTTCTCTCAgggtgtatgcccaggagtgggactgctggatcatagggtaagtccaTTTTtcgtttttaaaggaacctccattctgttttccgtagtggctgcaccaaactacattctccctggtaagaacatttaaccCCTTAATGAACTTGGAGGTACATGACCCCTGTGTTACCCTTGGGTCTCTCCCTATGATATCCAAGTTTCCTCAGCCTCCGGTCCTCTCCCCGTCCCCCCAGCCTTCCCTCTGCACCACTGGGAGCAGGATGTCTCCCTGGACCCCTGCTCAGCTTGGTGGTTCTCCAGCCCAGCAACACCTAGGGGCTTCCCATCACCAACAGAGCAACTCCATCCCCTCTGCCTGAGGGGCCCAGCCTGCCACCCCCTGGCACCTGCACCTGGTGCCcggcctccttccctctcctcaggcACCACGTGCGTGGCGCCTCCACCTGAGACGTCCCACCTCCTCTGGGGATGTGAACATCTGACCTTGCTGTGCTGGCGAGGTCACCACAGCTCCTCAGAGCCGGGTCAGAACTGAGTCGGTGAATCTAGGATTACTGGCTGCTCATCTTGGAGTCAACTGAGTGTCCTCAGGAGCCTCCTGGGCTTTCCTGCGCTTGCAGCATCGAAGGGCTGAACGTTTGCCAATTTCAGTCTGTTCCCCTGCTTGTGGCGGGGCCTCCCCTCCGCTCCCTGCTCTGTGTCACCTGAacgctgggggaggggagtgcaGGGTGCTGGGCAGTGAGGCGTGGTTCAGCAGCAGAGCACCAGGGACGGAGGCAGAGCCGGGTGTACGCGAGGTCCTGGAGGACATGCCCGCACCCTGGATGGCACGTGGGCAGTCAGGGCAGGTGCAGGCagacagggagagaaagagggagagggggcGTGGGGCACAGCCCTGACGGGGTCTGCGGGTGGGCTGCTCTGGGGTTCCGGGCTCAGGCAGGACTGGTTGATTCAAACCTACAGACCAGGGTTTTGTCAGGCTCCTCGGGGTCTTACCCGGGGGGCCCGGGGGAAGGcgctggggggcaggggagccTCTGGGGGGTCAGGGCAGGAGCTCGCTCATGCTTTGACTCTGCAGCTGCTGTCCAGGCCCTGCGCTTGCAGGAGGGTCCAGGCCAGCCTAAGGCCCCCAGGCCACTGGCCACACGGGAGGGAGGCTGAGGCGGCTAAACCCGGCGACAGAATTACTCCCTGTTCATGACAAAGCAGGAGGAGCCAAAGAGaaaccattaaaaagaaagaaaaggacaaggGAAGAGTCCATTTCCTGTTTCTCATGGAGATGCTGGCTCTGCCGAGAGCCTTGGAGATTTGAGAAACGCAAAGGGGGTCAGAGGTGCTCCAGGTGAAACCCCGGACAGactgtctttttgtggcttaagGTTTGCTGCTGTCGGAGCAAACTCTTTCAATCCCCCACGTGCCTCCGGATCTGGGGGGGTTAGTACTACAACTTCTGCTTCTGTTTGGGTAGAAATGAAAACCAGGGCGGCTACCACGGTGGGTTCTAACCCACAGCGGCTCTGGGAAGCGGCCTGGGACTTGGCAACGACTCAGGGACTCAGAGAGACGAGGGGGTCCCAGCCGACCCTGGGAGCGCCTCCTGTTTTTAATCACCGTTCCTGAGAGTCGTTTCTGTTCACGGTAGCCCTTCTGGCCTGGGCGACAGCCTGCGGTACCCCCGAGGGGAGGGCAGGTCCCAGCTGGCGTGCACCTGAGCTTGGGCAGAGCGACCGCCGGTGCTTCCTCCCGAGGTGACTCAACCAGATTTGAACTTGAGTGTTCTCCGCCGGGCAGGAACGACAGGGCTCTGTGCCCAGACTTGCCTTATTTGCTTGATGTTTATGGCTAATATATGGGCCTAGGAAGTTGTGTGGTGCTTTACAGCTCTAGTAAAACAGGCCAGAGACGTTCGCAGCGTTTGATGTGTGTCTGGGTTCAGCAAACATCTTCTGTGCTGGTGATCACCAGCAGTGTCTTTCACGGAGATTGTCCACCGTCCTTGTGTTGAGAAGAGAGCtctcttttttcacttaaaaaactaTGGTAAAATGCACATAAATAGAATTTACCTTATTAAGCATTTTATGTGTACCTTTCAAAGCACatccacattgttgtgcaaccatcaccccatccatctccagaactttttcatcttcccgaACTGAAACCGTCTGCTAAATGTTCATGCCCACCCCTCACCCGCAGCCGTGCCTCGCTTCCGTCCGTGGGGCCCTCACGGCTTGGGGACCCATGTAGGTGGAGCCGCACAGCGTCCGTCTTGTtcgtctggcttatttcacttggtacCACGCCCTCTCCTTGCGCCCACTTGTAGCCTGTGTCCGAACATCCTGTTTTGAGACTGAATTGTATTCCGTTGTGTATATGAGCCACATTTTGATTATCTGTTCCTCTGTTGACGGACCCCGGTGCCTCTTCCAGTTTGGGGCAGTTGTAACGCTGCTGCGCGGACAGTGTCTGTTTGAACGGAGAGCTCTTTCTTCAGGAACAGCCGAGGCAGAGGGACAGTCCAGCTTTCCTAAGCTACTGGGGCTCAGAACTGTGCTGAACCCATTTTCCAAGCTTTGTAAAGTAGCCGGAGTTACCGGCGTCACAGTTACCGGGCCTGAAAGCCCTGAGGGGGGCTAGGCGACCCCTCCCGCCCCAGCAACGTGAGCGAGACAGGCCCAAGCGGCGCTGACGGTTTCGGGAGTCGCTCGCGGTCATCAGACAGTGGTCGGCAAAgggccttccctgcccccacagGGGGGTGCTGAGTCACGGGTAGTCTCACCACAGCCCTGATGGTCTGGGTGCTAAGGTTTCCAAGAACAAGTGACAGAATGCTTAGCGAAACCAGAGGAAAAGCCGAAATCAGAACCTTGTAGAGGGCCGTGAACCAGAGCCGTGGGTCACAGAAGCTTGCGTGCGTACTGTCTACGAGAGGAAATAGTGCGCGTTTACATGTGGATTTTAGTTTTTCATTCTCTGTGGTCACCCTAAAACATGACGGCTATAGTGTCTGCAAACTGGGGAGACAAGCCCCAGAGCGTGGAAGCGTGAGGTTTCTGTGAGGGTCGATGGGGCTGTTTCTTACGAAAATCCGCCTCgagggaagcgggggtggggggctggggtggTGCCGGGCCTGCCGTCACCCGGCTGACGCTGACGTGGGGGTGGCGGCACCTTGGGGGCCCGTCCCCACCCGGCTCCCCAGAATCTGGCCGTCTGGCTGCGACGTCCAGTGGCAGAGGCCTTGATAAGTTGTGCAGCTTCTCGGAGAAATGGAAAAACGCCAACCTGACCACTAGCCTCTCTTCAtgatttattttttgttcctGGAGGCCCTGAAGAAATGATTTCACGGCAGGCCCTCTTCCTGTAGTGTTCTGCTGGGCCTGACACGCCCTGCTTGTCACGTGCTCTGTTTTGTAAGGGGACCACCTTGGACACGCCTGCCCTCCGCCCTGTGACCTCTTCTGCCATCATCTTTGCATTTCACGGGGCCCAGAACAGGGCTCTGCACACATGGTTTTGGGAACGCAGTAAGTGCGGTCTTAGAGTGGACAAGGAAACGGTGCACACGCTCAGATGGTTCTGTCAGGCCCTTCACCCAGGGTGCCACAGCGTTCTTACCATCGGGAAGAATGTGCGCTAGCTGCAGCTCAGTGCGTTTATCCTTAAAACTTCAGACTCAGATCCTGCTGTAAACAAATTGCGGTTAAGCTCAAAGGAGATCTTTGGTGGCAGTCCACAGTCACCATTTTTACTGGGTTAAGTGACTGCAGGCTCATTAAACTGACAGGTGACATCAAGTCAGGAGGAACTGTTAATAAGCTGAATACAGGGCTTAAAAAGGTCTAATGGCCCTGAGGGATCAGGGGAGACCAGTGGGATGACTCGTAACTGGGAAAACGCAAAGCCCTGACCTAGGGCGGAAAATCCAAGAGATGTGCCACGGAAGAAAGTCTGGtctggcaggaggtgggggtgcgGGGAGGGGGACACTCTGTGAAAAGGTGGAAAGAAGGCAAGTGCTCACTAACAAGGAGACGCTGGAGCAACCAGGGCGCAGACGGCCACTGGAGTATTGCACCCCCAGGAAAAAGAGCAGGCTAGACCCGCTCACGCAGACCTGGAACGGTTCCCGAGGCAGATCACTAAGTGAGACCCTGTCACGGAGAAAGCTGCCTTGGAAATGCAGACCTGAATGGCTCCGCACGTTTGTGTGTATCTGCCCAGAAGTATTAGCTGCTGCGTGAAGTCTGGGAGGCTCTCCTTGGAGAGGTTCATACGGACACTGAGCCCAGCTGGACTTGAGATTTCACTTTGACTTTATACACGTCTGTATTTAAGCTAAATGCCAGTCATTTACATGTTAATTCTGTAATTACACACGTCACATGGGCGGCCTTTTTAACTGAAAACGAGCAAAGGTGATGGGCTGTTGAAAGCAAAGTCGATGTCGGACCCTTAACTATAAGACCGCTCGGGAagggcggccggggcggggcggccggAGGGGGAGCCCGACTCCTGCTCTTCCTTCTCCGCCTGCACCTGGAGGGTTGGCGCACAGCAGCTGCTTAAtattgagagaatgaatgaataaatgagggcAATGGGGACCTGTGTCTCTGGAAGATGGAGTTAGGGTTGAACTTGGAAGTGCTCTCAGCTATTCAAGGTTCTTCTGTGGAAAACAGGCTACTCTGGGTCCACCAGAGGCAGGACAGGTGCCCGAGTGCAGCCGTCACAGAGGCCGGTCTCAGCACCAGCCTGGGGGCCCGGGCCCTTCCCTGGCCTCCTCTCCTTCCGTCCTCCCTCGACGCTGGCGTCCCGGCCTTTCTCTCCCGCCGGACCCCTCGTCCCTAAGAGGCCCTTAGGGTCTCCGGCATTCAGGCCTTCCCTGATGACGGGGCCCTCCTCTCTGGGCCCGGCCTCTTTCCCCGTTGGAGGCTGCATTTTTCCCCAGTGCACTTCTCCTCCAGTATTTGTTTGCACTTTGTTTGTTCGCAGTCTGGGTGCCCGGCAGTTCCTGGCACTCAGTTGggactcagtaaatgttggctgaGTAAACAAATAATTAGAGACGTGCAGACATGGAAGAGGATGTCTCACGAGGCCGGGTCTGCCTCCTTAACCCTGTCgccctggggagggcaggggccccAAGGGGCTGGCTTTTAGCTTCTGGAATTGTGCACCCCTGGGGACTCCAGCATCCGAGCCACACATTCTCTGTGAGTTGGACCATCTGTTCTTGCCTCGGCACCTGCTGTGCAATCTCCCTGACCCCTTGACCCCTGGGTAGGAATGACACGGCGCAAGGGCCGGCCTCGGACTGCTCAGGACGGTCACCGTGGAGAGTAAATGAGATCACATACCTACAGCGTCTGGTGATATGCATGCCGGGACTCAGCCCAAGGAGATGAGTCCAAACTTCCTTTCTCACACTCTGAGTTTTCTTTAATGACAGAGTGACAGAGCTGTCATCACCGTGTCTTTCTGTGATGTTCTGTTTGCACTCTCCCTCCTCGTGTGGCCAGTCTGTCCTCACCGCACTTGTTTTGGGCCTTGTGTAAATGGGAGCTCCCCTCAGGCTTCCAGCGCATCAAGCTCTGCGTGAGTCATTTCTATCTGAAATCCCATCCACCCACTTTCCAGCCTGGGGTGGAGCTGATGGAAAACAGAGGGCAACAGTATGTGGCTTAGCGTTTGCTGTGTAGAGAGTTTACACCAGTTGTCCTATTGGGTCATCACTAACCTGGGAGGTGTTCAGCAGGCCCATTTcagaggaggaagctggggcCTAGGGAAGTAAGTGAGGTCCTGCGTACCCACTAGACACCCCTGTCAGCCCACTGCCCGCTGCTCCGGGCTGATCACCGAGGCCGGTGACTGCAGTGACAGACCACGCGGCCCCGGCCCCAGCAAAGCACCACGCTTGGCCTCCTGATTCAACCCAGATTCGCCTTCTGACCACTGCATGTGTACGGAAAAGCTGACTGAGACAGTGGCGGCCAGTTTCTTAAGAAGCCCCATTCAAGGTAGAGTTAGCAGCTGGACTGTTCCCACCACCTCCCAAACTCCCCAGGGCGACACCCAGGCACCCGGTGCCCGGCCAGTGCTGGAGGCCCTCCTGAGGCCGCCCGGGTGAGGCCACGTACTCGGTGTGACCAGCCTGACACAGGCCACTGTGgtggaaacttaaaaagaaaagaaaagaaaaaaagagcttttCCTTCCTTAGTGCACATTATAAATCGATGACTTGAGATACCCCCAGGGCTATCATTTTCAGAGTTCAGGCTCTGATTCCCAGGCATGTGGCCAGACCTCTCTGTAAGTTCTTAAAAGCGGTCAGGTCTGTAATTATTCTGACCCGGTCTTTTAATGCCTGAGAGTAATAATCTTCATAGCTTGTAAGTGAGCACATCTATTTAAACATGTGTGCTACCAGGGGACCGGCTGTGTGCCGGGCACCCAGGAAGGCACCCGGGGACCACTTCTCTACCCCTCTGTCACCTGGATGCAAGCTGACTGCTTTTTGTCCTTTTAAATCTGTCTAGAAATCGCATGGTTCCCTGTGAAAGCTCTCTGTGAATGCTTTGGAGTCTCTGGAGGAGGCTCGGACCCGGGCTGTCGCTGGCTGTCCGGGGGAGCGCGGCGGCAGGGCACCCGGGCCGGAGCTGGGCTCCGGGGAGCAGGAAGCGGTCATCAGCCGGCTTTGACGGGCTGCCAATGCACGCCGGTGTGAAATCCCCCAGAAAACCCCACGGAAAAGACTCCTGGCAGGACTTCCCTCGGGCCTCGGCCAGCCTCGGCCAGCCCCGGCTGCAAGCAACGTTTCAGAGCGTCTACGTGACTCTTAGGAGCCGGACGGGCCAAGTGGCCCCGGCTCAGCCCCGAGCGGCAGGCCCGCCCGCACCCCGTGCCACGCGCCCCTCAGGCTCCCGGAGGGTGAGCGCGCGGGCAGGAGGCGTCCCCGGCAGCCTTCCCAGGGGCAGGGGCTTTTCTGTCACTCGGCAGAAGAATCGCAGAATCGTGGACAGTCACCATGGCAACTTGCCCACTCAGCGTATGACATGTGAAGTATTACTACACTTTCAAAAGTGGCTATAGGCAAAATTAAAATCTGCTATTCTATTAAAACTGTAATAGATTTTAAACAACTGTTACatgaattaattatattttaatactttgaatgacattcgagacatcacaaaattattttagttATAAGTATGCAATTAAAGCTATTATTATTACAAAATGTTTTCTATAATGCTATCCTTGGAAATAGGAAAGtgtttattttcattgaagtatgtCAAGTACCATTTCTGGGAAACCATGTCCGGCATCATGATAATATTaggattcagtttatcttatagAACTGCTAAATATTGATCTAACCCCGAgttcctacttttaaaaaattcctattaATTCTATTTTCACCTAAAAACCCTGGATCCTGGAAAGGGAAGCAAGGCATTTTAATGGTCAGGATTTATAGTCTAGTCTTTCCAACTGCTCTTTAAAAATAGGAACTACCAGCCCACCCCCCAATTTTGCCATTCTGTTCTGCACCGTGAAATCGTACGATGGCAATAAAATATTCCCAAGCAATCTCTTCCAGCCAGAATCTTCCCACACCCCCGGGAAGGGAAGGGGCAGCGTCTGAGGAAGAGGCAGGAGTTGGGGCACAGCCAGTCTGTGTTTCTCATGCAGAATTACAGCTAAATTTTTGAAATGAGGCCGTTTGCTATGAAAAGCCATCACTAAGGACTTGTAGTTTGTCTCACCTGTGAGAACTGAAGTGCTCTTGGCAGCAAACACCTCGGTTCCTATAGTCGGCAGCCTCTCCGCGGCCCTGCCAGCTACTCACAACCGAAAGGCCGTGTTTAAATTCAGTGATAGCGTCTAATTATGCACCATGTACATATCATAATCTGAGCCTTTGTAAGAGGAGAATGTATAATGGGTCCCAGAACATCTTGTAGatcaaaagaatatattttaaagttttcacttaaaaaaagtgTAACAGTTTGAAGCATTGGGTAACCTTGTCCATCGTTAGCGACTACAACTTCAAAGCGAATAAAAGAACCGAGATTCTCTAGGTTTGCTTTTAACttgggggaaagggcagggggacCCCAAGTGACCCACCAAGCCTCCTCAGCATCCTCTCTAGGCCCTGGCGTTTCTCCTCCTTCCTCGAACAAAGAAAGAGGAACAAACGCCGTATCCTTTGTTTGCAACAGGGAAGAACGGATGGCACCCGCCCCCGCCCGGCAGCGGAGCTCGGAGCTCGGAGCTCTGCCGAGGTCCGCACTGAGGTGCCTGAGTTCTACGGGAGATCTACGGGAGGTTCGCGGGGTTGCCTTTCAGACGAGAATCTTAGCCTGGGAGACACTGGTGCCCTGACTGCCTCACCCTTTCCTGCCATCTTTTATCTAAAGCTGGGTACCGTGTTACACTGGCTTTTTGGACTTTTTGGAACAATATCTAATTAGCAGATAGCACAATTCAGTGACATTCAGCAGGATGCAAATTCCGGACACCGCGATCATGAAGACGGTAAAGACGGTCTTCTCCGTGGGCCTGGACACGAAGCAGTCCACGGTGTTGGGACAGGGCCACGCGTTGCACTTCACCAGGCGCTGCATGGAGAAGCCGTCGTACATGACGTAGAAGACGTACATGAAGGCCGCCTCGAAGATGACCCGGAAGAAGATGCTGCTGGTGTAGGTCCACCACAGGGAGCCCTCGATGCGGACCTTCTGGCTCTTGATCTCTTCAATGTCCTTGAATTCGTTCTTTATCTCTCCCTTAAtgaacttccttttcttctcgTGTCTGTGGTAGGCCACGTGCATGGCCACCAGCAGGGCGGGCGTGGACACGAAGATGAGCTGCAGTGCCCAGAGCCGGATGTGGGACACGGGGAAGTAGTGGTCGTAGCAGACATTCTTGCAGCCGGGCTGCAGCGTGTTGCAGGTGAAGTCGGCCTGCTCGTCCCCCCACACCTCCTTTGCGGCCACCACGAGGATCATGATGCGGAAGATGAAGAGGACGGTGAGCCAGATCTTCCCGATGCTGGTGGAGTGCTTGTTCACGCCCCCGAGGATAGTCTGCAAGGTGCTCCAATCCATCCTCCCCTCTGTGCAGGCTGCGCTGGAAGAGACAGAGTGAACACACAACACCGGAATGACTGATCAGGCCCAGACAGGGGACACCTGTGGGTCcagctttctgaaatcccttCCCATGCAAGCACCAGTTCTCACACAGCCTCAGCAAGAAAGGTGAGAATAAAACCGACTTGGTATAGGGTGGCTGTGCGCTCCCCAGGCCTCCTCCAGCACGTCTGTGTCCTCTAAGGAGGAGCCGCGTGCTCATCCGAGCAATTCACCCGAGCTTAGCGCACCATCGACTCAGGGCGGGGGCACCACAAGCAAGTGCGTCCGCTGACCCAAGGGCCCTGGACGGTGACCGAACCCCTGCAGACGCCGCGTGTGATCTTCCCGACGCCGCAGTCCCTCAGTGCTCCCGCGGCACCTGGCACTTCCACCTCCTTGCCGGCCCCAAGTCTTGGACGGCACCCTGGACTCCTGCCAGCTGGGGCCAACCTCGCCCTACAGGCCAACAGGCCATGCCTCCTGCAGTGCcttttcctgaaaatatttcCAGTAATTTTCATGGACGTGAGACGCAGCAGCCATGTGACTGTTGGCAACAGTGACGTCTACACTTGAGGGACCCCTTGTTCAGCATTTCCCAAAGGGCCTCATTTTTCGATATAAAAAGGAGCAGCTAGAAAAGTTCTCTCCGGGGAGAAAAGCCACTATGGCATGGATTTTTGTGTCCGTTTTGTACATGGCTTGGGGTCCTCACTGTCCTGCGGGGACTGACTGCTTGGTTAGTACTCAGGTTTGGAAAGTGCTGCAACTGTGTGTTTTTATTGTGGGCTACGGTTTTAATGTCGAAATGTCTCTAAAGAGgtgtattgttaaaaaaaaaaaaaaaggccagaaaTTTAACCCAGCGATTCTCCAGGGACTGGCTCCACAAAGTCACAGACTGAAGAGGAGGGGTGATGTGCTACTTACTGAAAAGGGGCACTTGTGGGGAAGCCCGTGGGTTGATCATCCAGGAGCCAGCGGCCTCCTCTCCATCTCAGGAAATGAACTGTGCACTGATGCCTGTCTGTCTCAGTCAAACCTCTTTTAAGCACGACTCCACCCTCCACAATCCGATGAGTAATGTTTCCGCCCCTTCCAAACTGGTTCTCAAGCCTCCACCTTTTACTTAAAAGCTTAATGCTCTCCTCACTTTGAGCAAGTTGGGCCCTGCTGCGCTTCCTGAGCAGAAGGAGAAAGTCTGATCGCCACGCCGCCTCTGGGGCGCTGGGCACCCCAAAGTCTGGCTGAAACCATCCAAGGCCACCTGGTTCAGTTGAGGCAGCAGAGACTTGAGGAGGGTCAGGACATGAGAGCTACAAGGAGACAGATATCCAGCTTGCTCAGCTTGCAAGAGAGAAACAGCAGCGGGAAAAGGGTCTGGGCCGGGGTCAGCCTTGACCCTTTCAGTACAGACTGTCTGGAGGCCATAGGTCCTGCACCTCTGTCTGTCCTGCCTCAAAGCACAACCAAAGCTCCTGTGAAATCAGACCCTCCACTTCTCCTCTGGCACTTACTAGGTGGAAACAGGACACTCACTGGAACAGACTGTCGGGTCCGCATCAGTGCATTTGGCTAAAATTCTGGGGTGGGGCTCGTGCCAGACACAGACCACACAGCCAGTCCGATCGGCAGCAGCTGAGAAGGAGGCCCTCCGAAGCCAACGGTGCTCGTTGCTGTTGTTTAAAGCTCGTGGCTGAGCTGCAACTGCCTGTTCTAAAGATCTTTCAGGAAGACGAGCAAATGAAAACTGGATCCTGACAGGACAGGTAATCGGGAGAGGCGACTCACCGAGCAGGATGAAGTTGTCACGGCACTCAGATGAGCCAGCAgctgccctcctgcctccctggtcTGCCCACCCCACCTGCCAGGGGCGGACTGAGGAGCTGGTTCCTTTTTGAGAGAAGCCACTGGGCAAATCACCAGGTTCCAGAAAAGGCGAAAGGAATTCTTTTCCCCTGAGCTTCTCAATCCTTACTTTTTTGATGGTGGCCTTTGACTAATCTCTCCGAAgtaccctcctccccacacaCCCGAGGTGCGAGTTGTGACTGACTGCGCACTACTTCTGACATGGACTCAAAGGGCGCATGGGGACATGGCTGTTGCCACACTTCTG
This window encodes:
- the GJB2 gene encoding gap junction beta-2 protein, whose protein sequence is MDWSTLQTILGGVNKHSTSIGKIWLTVLFIFRIMILVVAAKEVWGDEQADFTCNTLQPGCKNVCYDHYFPVSHIRLWALQLIFVSTPALLVAMHVAYHRHEKKRKFIKGEIKNEFKDIEEIKSQKVRIEGSLWWTYTSSIFFRVIFEAAFMYVFYVMYDGFSMQRLVKCNAWPCPNTVDCFVSRPTEKTVFTVFMIAVSGICILLNVTELCYLLIRYCSKKSKKPV